One genomic segment of Balaenoptera musculus isolate JJ_BM4_2016_0621 chromosome 11, mBalMus1.pri.v3, whole genome shotgun sequence includes these proteins:
- the BAG2 gene encoding BAG family molecular chaperone regulator 2: MEPDRKDICRSLLSSEEQKGCQKEERSSRCSLVLISASAQEPRLHEGPFPPQHSPSPLPLEPLRGGGRGRGLRLGRCSGRRRVPRPARPPRRATLKAARARTEQRPALVHPRLVPGSPVRGRRVRGGGWSAGKASALGPPADADGSARISAKANEGRFCRSSSMADRSSRLLESLDQLELRVEALREAATAVEQEKEVLLEMIHSIQNSQDMRQISDGEREELNLTANRLMGRTLTVEVSVETIRNPQQQESLKHATRVIDEVVSKFLDDLGNAKSHLMSLYSACSSEVPAGPVDQKFQSIVIGCALEDQKKIKRRLETLLRNIENSDKAIKLLEHSKGAASKTLLQNTESRFN; this comes from the exons ATGGAGCCGGACCGTAAAGACATCTGCCGGAGCTTGCTCAGTAGTGAGGAGCAGAAAGGGTGTCAGAAAGAAGAGCGGTCCAGCAGAT GCTCCCTTGTTCTCATCTCGGCAAGTGCCCAGGAGCCGCGGTTGCATGAAGGGCCCTTTCCACCCCAGCACAGCCCAAGCCCGCTCCCCTTGGAGCCCctgcggggcgggggccgggggcgcgGGCTCCGCCTCGGGCGGTGTTCGGGGCGGAGACGCGTCCCGCGCCCAGCAAGGCCTCCGCGCCGCGCCACCCTCAAGGCCGCCCGCGCCCGGACAGAGCAGCGGCCGGCTCTCGTGCACCCGCGCCTGGTTCCCGGTTCCCCGGTTCGCGGGCGGCGCGTCAGAGGAGGCGGGTGGAGCGCGGGGAAGGCAAGTGCTCTCGGGCCGCCCGCGGACGCCGATGGCTCAGCGAGGATCAGCGCCAAGGCCAACGAGGGCCGTTTCTGCCGCTCCTCGTCCATGGCCGACCGCTCCAGCCGCCTGCTGGAGAGCCTGGACCAGCTGGAGCTCAG GGTGGAGGCTCTTCGGGAAGCGGCCACGGCTGTGGAGCAGGAGAAGGAGGTCCTCCTGGAGATGATCCACAGCATCCAGAACAGCCAGGACATGCGGCAGATCAGCGACG gagaaagagaagaattaaatCTGACTGCAAACCGTCTGATGGGACGAACCCTGACTGTGGAAGTTTCAGTAGAAACAATTAGGAACCCCCAGCAGCAGGAGTCCCTCAAGCACGCCACCAGGGTCATTGACGAGGTGGTCAGTAAGTTTCTGGATGATCTGGGAAACGCCAAGAGTCACCTGATGTCGCTGTACAGCGCGTGTTCCTCCGAGGTGCCTGCGGGGCCGGTGGATCAGAAGTTCCAGTCCATCGTGATTGGCTGTGCTCTCGAGGAtcagaagaaaattaagagaagacTAGAGACCCTGCTTAGGAACATTGAAAACTCTGACAAGGCCATCAAGCTGCTGGAGCATTCTAAAGGGGCTGCTTCCAAAACCCTGCTACAAAACACTGAAAGCAGATTCAACTAG